The Lytechinus variegatus isolate NC3 chromosome 7, Lvar_3.0, whole genome shotgun sequence genome includes the window GGTCCTATGCAATTCCCTGGACAGAACCTGATGAACGATCCCATGGCCAATATGGCCATGCAGTATGGGGCATCGTTGGCTGACCAAGGAAAGGATGTAGTTGAAAAACAGGTGAATTAATTTTCTGACTTCTCCTCTTTCTTCCATCGTAGTCACCTGTTAGTGTTCATGTGAATCTGACTTTTCGAAaccattttgaaatatattgtaGATGGGTAAATTTAGAACAGCAGCAAATGAACTATCTTGGATTTAAAAGACCTGTATTATCTCTGAATAAATCTatcttcatacatgtaactcAGTCTTCGATAGATATTGCCTGTGGAAAATTCAAACAGAGTGATTTGAGGCAATATGGATATTTAGAATTGTTGATAAATCTACCACGTTCAATCTGTTTTAAATATAGTGACTTAAATTGATAATTAGCATGATAACTGCAGCTTTCAAAACAAGATAAAACACAATTGAACTCAAAGACTACTATACACTCCAGTTTTGAACATATAAAACAGCAATTCTTTATCATGACAAGAAATAATAGACTGAAATGGATCATAAAAGAATAGATAGCATATTCTAGTGACTTTTGATCAGCTGAATATTTTCTGATTTGTTATCACAGATTGACAGATTTATGTCTGTCAGCAAACTCAAGTACTATTTTGCAGTAGATACCACCTATGTCGCAAAGAAGCTccttattttactctttccattttcacataCGGTAAGTGACTTAgtttgtttatttatcattattgtccTAAAATTCTATTCCACCATTATCAAATTAGCAGAAAtacaattcatatttttattgttgtggTTAACTTGGTGATACAGTGTagattgaaaaatcaaactgtTAATGCAGGATTATATTGTTCTTTGAAATGAAACCGACGCATGAATTTAGGACCTTCAAAATACATACAGCATAACTGTACAGATAAGTCATGAAgattaaacataaaatgtacaATATCAAGAAGCTGAAATCAGTTCTACATAGACCCACATGTTCAAATGTACTGTTCTACTTTTGTCACAATGTAATACTCGATATTATGTATTGTAGGATTGGACAATTCGTTATAATCAAGAGGAGCCGGTAGCCCCACGCTATGAAGTCAATGCTCCTGATCTGTATATCCCTGCTATGGCATTTGTCACATATCTTCTGCTTGCTGGGGTAGCACTTGGACAACAACAAAGGTAatttagagaaaaaataaaacctaCTTGAGGTTTTTTAATCTGTACgatttttcttgtatttattttatagtGAACTTGACTTGAatattgatgatatattttttaaaacatctAGGCcgtgtcttacaaagagttccgattgatccgatcaatctcaactgtatgaaaatccatccataccatatttttttcttcaggaaatttgcacaatgtcctttacaaagaaagagaagcacactgaattctCAAAGAAATGATGCATGCATAAATACACGTATCTAGAAAATAAGATCGGGCCCAGCTGTTGTGCCTGTGTCAGTGTTGACATCACCAAAATAAGACATGCATCGTGTCTATGCTTCGTCCATAGTAGTAATACCTTTGACAAGTTAGCCGATTTTTCAAATTCGtgcattttgtttgtttatttcagATTCAGTCCTGAAATGCTTGGAAGACAAGGTAGCTCTGCTCTTGTTTGGTTCATCATTGAGGTAGTAGCTGTTATCATCACCATGTACATCACGAACATTCTTACTGCACTCAGAAAACTGGATCTAGTGGCATTTTGTGGATATAAATATGTTAGGTGAGCGCGAATGGATATGACATTcatgttttttcttattcataAATGACCCAAAGTTTCAAACGCCATTTTATGTAATTAGGATCAAACTTAAAATGTTGGTATACTctataaagataaatgaatcAATATTATCAGCTAATTATCACCAAATAGGATGggtaagatgtaaaaaaaataaaaatgcaaagcTATTTCTGCTACATGTGCATTCACTAGTGGTTTTCATTTTGATGGAATTGTGGTTGATTCCCAACTTAAAAAGGGATTGCCAACTGTTATGATGATTTTTTGGTATCTTATACTGCTGGCTGTTTTTCAGGTTGTGCTTATTCAGGTGATGCAATGCTAGACTTCAATGGGACAAGAAACATTTGGGTAGTGCACATCATTTTCCACTTAATCTTACACTTCTTATGCTTTAAATacattattaattaaaaaattgagaaGTGATAAAATAAGTTTCATATATTGATAAGTCATCAAGAATGGCAGAATTAGTGATACCAACTGGACGGAAACATACATCAATCTCTTTTTATGGCGTCTCCAATTTCCATTGCAATTACACGTcaattattcatatcaaagGTGTATGTGTAATATATCAGGTGTAATGACTGATTTTAAATGCATATTCCTTGTCTCTTTGTGTTTTGCAGCATGATTGTATGTCTCCTTGCCAGTGTCACGTTTGGTTCATTCTTCTATTACATTGCATTCTTCTACACTAGTGTCTCAATAGTCTTCTTTTTGGTGAGTACAAATATATCGTCAGGTAGCCAAATGTAAAGTTCATGATATCCCGACCGTATcaaaaattaacagaattcaaATACTTAATGCCATATCCCGACCGTATCAAAAATTCACAGAATTCAAATACTTAGAAATCTTTGTCTCCTCTATTCCATAGTCGATAACGATAACAATCATcaaatgaatattattcaattttctaTTAAGTTtaattctttttcaaattttaacatgatgtGGCTGATATatacattgttttgtttttcatttataccACTTTGTGTCATACCATTCACTACAAGCATGATCTAATAGAAATAGAATATTATTTCAGTTTGTAAACATTCCCAAACCATTTCCAAGATTAGTCAGATTGGCTTCAATATGATAAACATGGAATCATAAACCACAAACTAGTACAAGGGAGGATTTTTCTTAGAACTGAAAAGGAATGATCGGTCATATAACAGTAGGGGTGATACTTACAATCGAATTATGACGATAATTGATGATACGCTAGCTGTAATATTAGGAATTGTAAAATGATCGTGATTGAGAAACACTGGTGAAAACTGAAGTGCAAGATCATTCCTCTTGTCCTTTTTTCCCCTGTAGGTTCGGAACTTAAAGCTAATCATCTTACCTGAATCCCATGAAGACGGTATGGGCCACGGCAGCAAGAGAAGAATGTACATCCTGCTCTTCATTGCTATCATGCAACCCATCTTTATTTACTGGTTAACCTTCCATCTTACAGGCCAGATAGTCGTCAAGGGCAAGTAAAGAATAAGACTTTTGGGGCAATGGGCAGGTACAGAAACAAGCTTTATGGGAAATGGGCAAGTTAAGATACAAGTCTTGTTGGCAACAAGCAGGTGAAGAAACAAGCTTTGAGGGCATTGGGCAAGTTAAGATAAGTCTTGTTGACAATGGGCAAGTAAAGAAACAAGCTCCATGGGAAATGGGCAAGTAAGCGAATAATCTTTGCAGTCAACATGTCATTTACTTGATTTAGAATTTTCAAATTGTCTGGACCTACTATAGCTTATTGAGTTTGTTCTCATGTGAATTAAAGTGAGGTTTGATAGTATTGTATATTCTGAACTTTTATATAATAATTAGTAATGAAAGGGGTACAGATCATTTTAACTATTCATATATTACTGtcaaaattcttatttttttcagttagaTATTTATTCAGTATTTCTTCACATACAGTGGCATCTCAACATTTTTGCAAACTTATCACtagattttacatggaaatatTTATGGTAAATAAATGTATTTGTGTACAAAAAGTAACAATTATGAATGCTTTTGTGACAAAgtttatgattttttctctGCTTTTGCTGAAGAAAATGTCAAGTGTGTCAGGAAAGTTGTGCAAATACCAAGAACCCCTGTTATTTGTGAAAACTTATGAACtcaaaaaatagaatttatgCTGTTGTTATACAAGGTTGTTGACCACTCTTCATTTGTTGAACAAACTAccgattgaataaaaaaaacttgacacctcAAAAATTCCCAAATTAAGGAAAAACATgtaatgaatacataattattataactGGCGGGAATAATTGTCTTcttccaaataatttgatacaatatttatgtggtatgtctccacgcttggataatcagtaggtattctttgcaatgatataaattttgatatgtTCCGAAGTAAGGTATGACTGCAATGATTGAGTCCAGATgctaatgatgtcataatcctacatgagttagtAAACATATTTGCATACCCCTTTTCCATGAAATTAACTtgaaaattcatacaaaaaagaagtgtttattatacaattaaaatgtaaattatttaaAAGGGGTTTTcaaatggattttaatgcaacccttgtaggattatgacaccATTGACATCTGGATTAATTCAtagcagtcatgccttactttggcgcaaatcaaaatttacatggctgcaaagaatacctcatGATCATCCAAGTGCTAACACATACAACATATATAtggtatcaattttttttgagaACATACATCTTTCGGgccatatataataattatgtgttcatgacatgtattttccttaaattgggatttgtgaggtgtcaagttttTGACTCACACGGTATatgaaaatgtttcataggtttttagatatgaatttaaatttgtTTCAATATGCTAGAATCCCAAAATGCTGTAATGTGTGAACTTTGATTCACCATCTTGCCCTCCCTCCACATTTGTCTAGTATTAACTTTTTgatgtttattttgaaaatgtgctGAATTCCATATAGTTTTATAAATGCATT containing:
- the LOC121418625 gene encoding protein YIF1B-A-like isoform X2 — its product is MDVPPGLRHPQQRQGHQRKPRAKQQQGRQPQLFDDTSTGMPPPQGVGAQPPPPGGMQQNPYGGPPGPMQFPGQNLMNDPMANMAMQYGASLADQGKDVVEKQIDRFMSVSKLKYYFAVDTTYVAKKLLILLFPFSHTDWTIRYNQEEPVAPRYEVNAPDLYIPAMAFVTYLLLAGVALGQQQRFSPEMLGRQGSSALVWFIIEVVAVIITMYITNILTALRKLDLVAFCGYKYVSMIVCLLASVTFGSFFYYIAFFYTSVSIVFFLVRNLKLIILPESHEDGMGHGSKRRMYILLFIAIMQPIFIYWLTFHLTGQIVVKGK
- the LOC121418625 gene encoding protein YIF1B-A-like isoform X1 — encoded protein: MDVPPGLRHRKSQQRQGHQRKPRAKQQQGRQPQLFDDTSTGMPPPQGVGAQPPPPGGMQQNPYGGPPGPMQFPGQNLMNDPMANMAMQYGASLADQGKDVVEKQIDRFMSVSKLKYYFAVDTTYVAKKLLILLFPFSHTDWTIRYNQEEPVAPRYEVNAPDLYIPAMAFVTYLLLAGVALGQQQRFSPEMLGRQGSSALVWFIIEVVAVIITMYITNILTALRKLDLVAFCGYKYVSMIVCLLASVTFGSFFYYIAFFYTSVSIVFFLVRNLKLIILPESHEDGMGHGSKRRMYILLFIAIMQPIFIYWLTFHLTGQIVVKGK